One window of Gilliamella sp. B3022 genomic DNA carries:
- the rpsH gene encoding 30S ribosomal protein S8 yields MSMQDPIADMLTRIRNGQAANKVAVTMPSSKLKVAIANVLKEEGYIGDFKIVGDTKPELEITLKYFQGKAVVESIKRVSRPGLRIYKRKDELPKVMAGLGIAVVSTSKGVMTDRAARQAGLGGEIICYVA; encoded by the coding sequence ATGAGCATGCAAGATCCTATAGCAGATATGTTGACCCGTATTCGTAACGGTCAAGCTGCGAATAAAGTTGCAGTCACCATGCCTTCCTCTAAGCTAAAAGTGGCAATTGCCAATGTGCTAAAAGAAGAAGGTTATATCGGGGACTTTAAAATTGTTGGTGACACTAAGCCAGAATTGGAAATTACTTTAAAATATTTCCAAGGTAAAGCTGTTGTAGAAAGTATTAAACGTGTTAGCCGTCCAGGTTTACGTATTTATAAACGTAAAGATGAATTGCCAAAAGTTATGGCAGGACTAGGTATTGCAGTCGTTTCTACTTCTAAAGGTGTTATGACTGATCGTGCAGCACGCCAAGCAGGTCTTGGTGGTGAAATTATCTGCTACGTAGCGTAA
- the rplX gene encoding 50S ribosomal protein L24 gives MAAKIRREDEVIVLTGKDKGKRGKVKSVLSTGKVIVEGINLVKKHQKPVPALNQEGGIVEKEAAINVSNVAIFNPATGKADRVGFRIEDGKKVRFYKSTNELIK, from the coding sequence ATGGCAGCGAAAATCCGTCGAGAAGATGAAGTTATCGTGTTAACTGGTAAAGATAAAGGTAAACGCGGTAAAGTAAAAAGCGTTTTGTCTACTGGCAAAGTGATTGTTGAAGGTATTAATTTGGTGAAAAAACACCAAAAACCTGTACCTGCACTAAATCAAGAAGGTGGAATTGTTGAAAAAGAAGCAGCTATTAATGTTTCTAATGTAGCAATTTTTAACCCAGCTACAGGCAAAGCAGATCGCGTAGGCTTTCGTATTGAAGACGGTAAAAAAGTCCGTTTTTATAAGTCTACTAATGAATTAATTAAATAA
- the rplF gene encoding 50S ribosomal protein L6, whose amino-acid sequence MSRVAKAPVVVPAGVEVKLNGQVITIKGKNGELSRTINKAVVINQEEDQIKFGPRDGFADAWAQAGTARALVNAMVIGVTEGFTKKLQLVGVGYRAQVKGNAIGLSLGYSHPIEHQLPDGVKAECPSQTEIVLTSADKQLIGQVAADIRAYRRPEPYKGKGVRYADEVVRTKEAKKK is encoded by the coding sequence ATGTCTCGTGTTGCAAAAGCACCTGTCGTTGTTCCTGCTGGCGTAGAGGTAAAACTCAATGGTCAGGTAATTACGATTAAAGGTAAAAATGGCGAGTTATCTCGCACAATTAATAAAGCTGTTGTAATTAATCAAGAAGAAGATCAAATTAAATTTGGTCCTCGCGATGGCTTTGCAGATGCTTGGGCTCAAGCAGGTACTGCACGTGCATTGGTTAATGCAATGGTTATTGGTGTTACTGAAGGTTTTACTAAAAAACTTCAGTTAGTTGGTGTCGGCTATCGTGCACAAGTTAAAGGTAATGCAATTGGTTTATCTCTTGGATATTCTCATCCAATTGAACATCAATTACCAGATGGTGTAAAAGCTGAATGTCCATCACAAACTGAAATCGTACTAACAAGTGCTGATAAACAGTTAATTGGACAAGTTGCAGCAGATATCCGTGCTTATCGTCGTCCTGAACCTTATAAAGGTAAAGGTGTTCGTTACGCAGATGAAGTTGTGCGTACTAAAGAAGCTAAGAAAAAGTAA
- the secY gene encoding preprotein translocase subunit SecY: MAKQPGLDFQSTRGGSGELKRRLLFVFLALIVFRLGSYVPVPGIDTKALSDLLEQASSNGIVGMFNMFSGGALSRASIFALGIMPYISASIIVQLLTAISPKLAELKKEGESGRKKISQYTRYGTLALAMVQAVGIATGLPNIPGYGQVVIDPGFSFYFIASVSLVTGTMFLMWLGEQITERGVGNGISIIIFAGIVAGLPHAIYETIEQARSGSLHPILLLVVAALVVGVTYFVVFVERGQRRIVVNYAQRQQGRRVYAAQSTHLPLKINMAGVIPAIFASTIVMLPSMMASWFQGDGEGWRYIIVLIGQYFSHDQPLYIIFFAAAIIFFCFFYTALVFNPRETADQLKKSGAFIPGIRPGEQTSKYIDKVMTRLTLVGAIYITFVCLVPMFMTSAMKVPVQFGGTSLLIVVVVIMDFMAQVQTLMMPNRYESVLKKANLKGYGR, from the coding sequence ATGGCAAAGCAACCAGGATTAGATTTTCAAAGTACACGAGGCGGTAGCGGTGAGCTTAAAAGACGTTTATTATTTGTGTTTTTAGCGCTTATTGTTTTCCGTCTTGGTTCTTACGTTCCGGTTCCTGGTATTGATACTAAAGCGTTATCGGACTTACTAGAACAAGCATCATCTAATGGTATTGTTGGTATGTTCAATATGTTCTCTGGTGGTGCTTTAAGCCGTGCTTCAATTTTTGCTTTAGGGATAATGCCTTATATTTCTGCATCCATTATTGTGCAATTATTAACGGCCATTAGCCCTAAACTCGCAGAATTGAAGAAAGAAGGTGAATCAGGACGTAAGAAAATCAGTCAGTACACCCGTTACGGCACATTGGCTTTAGCGATGGTACAAGCAGTTGGTATTGCGACTGGTTTACCAAATATTCCTGGTTATGGTCAAGTTGTGATTGATCCAGGATTTTCTTTCTATTTTATTGCATCGGTTAGCTTAGTTACTGGCACTATGTTTCTTATGTGGTTGGGTGAACAGATCACGGAACGCGGTGTAGGTAATGGTATCTCAATCATTATCTTTGCTGGTATCGTTGCAGGTCTTCCTCATGCAATATATGAAACAATTGAACAAGCTCGTTCTGGTTCATTGCATCCGATTTTATTATTAGTCGTCGCAGCATTAGTGGTTGGAGTGACTTATTTTGTTGTATTTGTTGAACGTGGTCAACGTCGTATAGTTGTCAACTATGCACAGCGTCAACAAGGTCGTAGAGTTTATGCAGCACAAAGTACACATTTACCATTAAAAATAAATATGGCAGGCGTTATTCCTGCAATATTTGCTTCAACAATTGTTATGTTACCATCAATGATGGCTTCTTGGTTTCAAGGAGATGGCGAAGGATGGAGATATATTATTGTTCTTATAGGTCAATATTTTTCTCATGATCAACCATTATATATAATCTTTTTTGCAGCAGCGATTATCTTCTTTTGTTTCTTTTATACGGCGTTGGTTTTCAACCCAAGAGAGACGGCAGATCAGCTAAAAAAATCTGGTGCATTTATTCCAGGTATCCGTCCAGGTGAACAAACATCTAAATATATCGACAAAGTAATGACTCGTTTAACGCTGGTTGGCGCAATCTACATTACTTTTGTATGTTTGGTACCAATGTTTATGACAAGTGCAATGAAAGTTCCGGTTCAATTCGGTGGAACTTCATTATTAATTGTGGTTGTTGTAATCATGGATTTTATGGCACAAGTACAGACTTTAATGATGCCAAATCGTTATGAGTCAGTGTTAAAGAAAGCGAACCTTAAAGGCTACGGCCGATAA
- the rpsE gene encoding 30S ribosomal protein S5, with amino-acid sequence MSNIEKQAGELQEKLIAVNRVSKTVKGGRIFSFSALTVVGDGNGRVGFGYGKAREVPAAIQKAMEKARRNMINIALNNDTLQHPVKGAHTGSRVYMQPASEGTGIIAGGAMRAVLEVAGVRNVLAKAYGSTNPINVVRATIDGLENMKSPEMVAAKRGKTVEEILG; translated from the coding sequence ATGTCAAACATCGAAAAACAAGCTGGTGAACTGCAGGAAAAATTAATCGCAGTTAACCGAGTTTCTAAAACCGTAAAAGGTGGTCGTATTTTTAGTTTTTCTGCACTAACAGTAGTTGGTGACGGTAATGGCCGCGTAGGTTTTGGATATGGTAAAGCACGTGAAGTGCCAGCAGCAATCCAAAAAGCAATGGAAAAAGCACGTCGTAATATGATTAATATTGCGTTAAATAACGATACTTTACAGCATCCAGTTAAAGGTGCTCACACAGGTTCTCGTGTTTATATGCAACCTGCATCAGAAGGTACTGGTATCATCGCCGGTGGTGCAATGCGTGCTGTTTTAGAAGTTGCAGGAGTTCGTAACGTTCTAGCTAAAGCATATGGTTCTACAAACCCAATTAACGTGGTTCGTGCAACAATTGATGGCTTAGAAAATATGAAATCACCAGAAATGGTTGCTGCTAAACGTGGTAAAACCGTCGAAGAAATTTTGGGGTAA
- the rpmD gene encoding 50S ribosomal protein L30, whose product MAKTIKITQTRSSIGRLPKHKATLVGLGLRRIGHTVEREDTPAIRGMVNQVYYMVKVEE is encoded by the coding sequence ATGGCAAAAACAATTAAAATTACACAAACTCGTAGTTCTATTGGTCGTCTACCGAAGCATAAAGCAACGTTAGTTGGTCTAGGATTACGTCGTATTGGTCATACTGTTGAACGCGAGGATACTCCTGCGATTCGCGGTATGGTAAACCAAGTTTATTACATGGTTAAAGTTGAGGAGTAA
- the rplN gene encoding 50S ribosomal protein L14 encodes MIQEQTRLDVADNSGARSVMCIKVLGGSHRRYAAVGDIIKVTIKEAIPRGKVKKGDVLKAVVVRTRKGVRRPDGSVIRFDRNACVILNNNSEQPIGTRIFGPVTRELRSEKFMKIISLAPEVL; translated from the coding sequence ATGATCCAAGAACAGACTAGGCTAGATGTTGCCGATAACTCTGGCGCACGTAGTGTAATGTGTATCAAGGTTCTCGGTGGATCGCACCGTCGTTATGCAGCGGTAGGTGATATCATCAAAGTTACTATCAAAGAAGCAATTCCACGTGGTAAAGTTAAGAAAGGTGATGTACTTAAAGCTGTGGTTGTGCGCACTAGAAAAGGTGTTCGTCGTCCTGATGGATCTGTCATTCGTTTCGATCGCAATGCGTGTGTTATTTTAAATAATAACAGTGAGCAACCGATTGGTACGCGTATTTTTGGACCGGTCACTCGTGAACTTCGTTCTGAGAAGTTTATGAAGATCATTTCATTAGCACCAGAAGTACTGTAA
- the rplR gene encoding 50S ribosomal protein L18 yields the protein MDKKSARIRRATKARRKMHELLATRLVVHRTPRHIYAQIIAPNGSEVLAAASTLEKAISESLKYTGNKDAAAAVGKAIAERALAKDIKEVSFDRSGFQYHGRVQALADAAREAGLQF from the coding sequence ATGGATAAGAAATCAGCTCGTATCCGTCGTGCAACTAAAGCGCGTCGCAAGATGCATGAACTACTTGCAACTCGCTTGGTGGTTCACCGCACTCCGCGTCATATTTATGCGCAGATTATCGCACCAAACGGATCAGAAGTACTGGCAGCCGCTTCTACATTAGAAAAAGCTATCAGTGAAAGTTTAAAATACACTGGAAACAAAGATGCAGCAGCAGCAGTTGGTAAAGCAATCGCAGAGCGCGCATTAGCGAAAGATATCAAAGAAGTTTCATTTGATCGTTCAGGTTTCCAATATCATGGTCGAGTTCAGGCGCTAGCAGATGCTGCTCGCGAAGCTGGCCTACAGTTCTAA
- the rplO gene encoding 50S ribosomal protein L15, with translation MRLNTLSPAEGSKHAPKRVGRGIGSGLGKTGTRGVKGQKSRSGGGVRRGFEGGQMPLYRRLPKFGFTSRKAQVTAQVRLSDLMKVEGDIVDLNSLKVANVINSQIEYAKIMLSGEVTKPVTVRGIRVTKGAKAAIEAAGGKIEE, from the coding sequence ATGCGTTTAAATACTTTATCTCCTGCTGAAGGTTCAAAGCATGCACCTAAACGTGTAGGTCGAGGCATTGGTTCTGGATTAGGTAAAACTGGTACTCGTGGTGTTAAAGGTCAAAAATCTCGTTCAGGTGGTGGCGTACGTCGCGGCTTCGAAGGTGGTCAAATGCCTTTATATCGTCGTTTACCAAAATTTGGTTTTACCTCACGTAAAGCTCAAGTTACAGCTCAAGTTCGTCTTTCAGATTTAATGAAAGTTGAAGGTGATATTGTTGACCTAAATAGCTTAAAAGTTGCTAATGTGATTAATTCACAAATCGAGTATGCGAAAATTATGTTATCTGGTGAAGTAACTAAACCTGTAACTGTTCGCGGTATTCGAGTGACTAAGGGTGCTAAAGCTGCAATTGAAGCTGCTGGCGGAAAAATTGAGGAATAA
- the rplE gene encoding 50S ribosomal protein L5: MAKLHDYYKAQVVNKLQEQFGYKSVMQVPRIEKITLNMGVGEAITDKKLLDNAVADLAAISGQKPLVTKARKSVAGFKIRQGYPIGCKVTLRGERMWEFFERLVYIALPRTRDFRGLSAKSFDGRGNYSMGVREQIVFPEIDYDKVDRVRGLDITITTSAQSDEEGRALLSAFNFPFRK; this comes from the coding sequence ATGGCGAAACTGCATGATTACTACAAAGCACAGGTAGTAAATAAACTGCAAGAACAGTTTGGCTACAAATCTGTCATGCAAGTCCCTCGGATCGAAAAGATCACCTTGAATATGGGTGTGGGTGAAGCAATTACTGATAAAAAATTATTAGATAATGCGGTTGCAGACTTAGCTGCAATCAGTGGTCAAAAACCACTAGTCACTAAAGCACGCAAATCAGTTGCTGGTTTTAAAATCCGTCAAGGGTATCCTATTGGTTGTAAAGTCACTTTACGTGGCGAACGCATGTGGGAATTTTTTGAACGTCTAGTTTATATTGCTCTTCCTCGTACTCGAGATTTTCGTGGTTTAAGCGCAAAATCTTTCGATGGTCGTGGTAACTATAGCATGGGTGTTCGTGAACAAATCGTTTTCCCTGAAATCGATTATGATAAAGTTGATCGTGTTCGTGGTTTAGATATTACTATCACAACTTCTGCACAATCAGATGAAGAAGGCCGAGCTTTATTATCTGCCTTTAACTTCCCATTTCGTAAGTAA
- the rpsN gene encoding 30S ribosomal protein S14 encodes MAKQSMIERDKKRVKLAEKYFAKRQELKAIISDLNASDEDRWNAVLKLQTLPRDSSPSRQRRRCRQTGRPHGVLRKFGLSRIKVRESAMRGEIPGLKKASW; translated from the coding sequence ATGGCTAAACAATCAATGATTGAACGCGACAAGAAACGCGTAAAGCTAGCAGAAAAATATTTTGCAAAGCGTCAAGAATTAAAAGCGATTATCTCTGATCTTAATGCATCAGATGAAGATCGTTGGAATGCAGTGCTTAAATTGCAAACGCTTCCTCGTGATTCTAGTCCATCACGTCAACGTCGTCGTTGTCGTCAAACTGGTCGTCCTCATGGCGTCCTTCGTAAGTTTGGTTTAAGCCGTATTAAGGTTCGTGAATCAGCCATGCGTGGTGAGATTCCTGGTCTTAAAAAGGCAAGTTGGTAA